A single window of Pseudarthrobacter psychrotolerans DNA harbors:
- a CDS encoding penicillin-binding protein 2, with amino-acid sequence MNQAIRNSWVAAIAMFALIFGAISFVQVVGADDLKGNPLNQRAILQNYCNDRGAIIVGGAPVAESVKGTSEVCQFQRTYAQPALYAGITGYFSKNYGATGLEVAMNAQLAGSSDQQFFDRIGQLFLGNQPKGASVELTIDPAIQKLAYDLIPDGQRGSIVVTNPKTGAILAMVSKPSYDPNLIATQDAKAESTNINELVKVPGINLNQNVSGPTGELLAPGSVYKLVDAAAALSSGKYNKDSVLPNPAEMPFPGIQYKLPNYAGGNCYTQDTASFAFALQQSCNTPFASIALDLGRDAIAEQAAKFGFGENLGDQLKLAYARGSGFPNDLDGPGLAQSAIGQKDVRATPLQIALMTAAIANNGVQMSPSLVKTVRSPDLRVIDEPRPEALRTSTTPEIARQITEWMTSAVSQGIARGAAVPGVQVAGKTGTAELGNGLNNSWFTGFAPSNNPEVSVTIVMEGVDITTGAKLTSPNAKKIFEAVLNK; translated from the coding sequence GTGAACCAAGCAATCCGTAATTCCTGGGTGGCAGCGATCGCCATGTTCGCCTTAATCTTCGGCGCCATCAGCTTCGTCCAGGTGGTGGGTGCCGATGACCTCAAAGGCAACCCCCTGAACCAGCGCGCTATTCTGCAGAATTACTGCAACGACCGCGGCGCCATCATCGTGGGCGGGGCCCCCGTGGCCGAATCGGTGAAAGGCACCTCCGAGGTCTGCCAGTTCCAGCGGACGTATGCACAGCCGGCACTCTATGCAGGCATCACGGGCTACTTCTCGAAGAACTACGGTGCCACCGGCCTGGAAGTTGCGATGAACGCCCAGTTGGCCGGCAGCTCAGACCAGCAGTTCTTCGACCGGATCGGCCAGCTCTTCCTGGGCAATCAGCCGAAGGGTGCCTCGGTGGAGCTCACCATCGATCCCGCCATCCAGAAGCTCGCCTACGACCTCATCCCGGATGGCCAACGGGGTTCCATTGTGGTCACCAATCCCAAGACCGGCGCCATCCTGGCCATGGTGTCCAAGCCGTCCTATGACCCCAACCTGATCGCCACCCAGGATGCCAAGGCCGAATCCACCAACATCAATGAGCTGGTCAAGGTCCCCGGCATCAACCTGAACCAGAATGTCAGCGGACCCACGGGAGAGCTGCTCGCTCCGGGATCGGTGTACAAACTCGTGGATGCCGCAGCCGCCCTCAGTTCCGGGAAGTACAACAAGGACAGCGTGCTCCCCAATCCGGCTGAGATGCCCTTCCCGGGGATCCAGTACAAGCTGCCGAACTATGCCGGGGGCAACTGTTACACCCAGGACACGGCCAGCTTTGCCTTCGCCCTGCAGCAATCCTGCAACACGCCGTTCGCCAGCATTGCCCTCGACCTGGGGCGCGATGCGATCGCCGAGCAGGCGGCAAAGTTCGGCTTCGGCGAGAATCTGGGCGACCAGTTGAAGCTTGCCTACGCCAGGGGCAGCGGCTTCCCGAATGATCTCGACGGGCCTGGCCTGGCCCAGTCTGCGATCGGCCAGAAGGACGTGCGCGCCACTCCGCTGCAGATCGCCCTGATGACGGCGGCCATCGCCAACAACGGCGTCCAGATGAGCCCCAGCCTGGTCAAGACCGTGCGGTCCCCGGACCTCCGGGTCATTGACGAGCCCCGGCCTGAAGCGCTCCGGACGTCCACTACACCGGAAATTGCCCGGCAGATCACCGAATGGATGACCAGTGCCGTGAGCCAGGGCATTGCCCGCGGCGCGGCCGTTCCGGGTGTGCAGGTGGCTGGCAAGACCGGAACCGCTGAACTGGGCAACGGCCTGAACAACTCCTGGTTCACCGGGTTTGCCCCGTCGAACAACCCGGAGGTGAGCGTCACCATCGTCATGGAGGGCGTAGACATCACCACCGGTGCAAAGCTAACCAGTCCGAACGCGAAGAAGATTTTTGAGGCGGTGTTGAATAAGTGA